A genomic region of Sander lucioperca isolate FBNREF2018 chromosome 6, SLUC_FBN_1.2, whole genome shotgun sequence contains the following coding sequences:
- the LOC116051111 gene encoding uncharacterized protein LOC116051111, whose translation MLKILLNPPDVELKVTPLTALNAEDNEQSKYALCCLLNWLWAYVVLCLADDSHCVEEADQAVPQSESPTHKDADTQWEVQALMDHTYILGQKKNHVCDRETQCGGEEPLAHAILKNDTSCVLYTGLSLSAFFDHVKYLEQFYKANFKMHVMDQILMTMMKLKLNLLQGDLAERFAVSHGLVSRILSYWIDTMEEHMRIYIPWLPRETIRSTMPQCFREKFPNTTCIIDCTETTLQKPHNLDSRGESYSHYYSSNTIKYLVAIAPCGLVMFISPAYGGRCSDKFITQESGFLEYLRPGDEVMADRGFTIRDLLFERKINLVLPAFTHKGGQLSDEDVTATRRIANVRIHVERVIRRLKVFKIISQTVPINLAHKMDKILRICAALVNMQGEIIHEDAD comes from the exons atgcTAAAAATTTTGCTCAACCCCCCCGATGTTGAACTCAAAGTAACGCCCTTGACTGCTCTCAATGCAGAAGACAACGAGCAGTCCAA GTATGCTTTATGTTGTTTGCTAAACTGGTTGTGGGCTTATGTGGTCTTGTGTTTGGCAGATGACAGCCACTGTGTTGAGGAAGCTGACCAGGCCGTTCCACAGTCAGAGTCACCTACGCATAAAGATGCTGACACTCAGTGGGAGGTTCAGGCACTGATGGATCACACCTACATATTAGGACAAAAGAAGAATCATGTATGCGACAGAGAAACACAATGTGGTGGAGAAGAACCCCTTGCCCATGCCATCCTGAAGAATGACACTAGCTGTGTGTTGTACACAGGCCTTTCTCTCAGTGCCTTTTTTGATCATGTTAAATATCTGGAACAGTTCTATAAAGCAAACTTTAAGATGCACGTAATGGATCAAATATTGATGACCATGATGAAACTTAAGTTGAATCTACTCCAGGGTGATCTTGCAGAACGCTTTGCTGTGTCCCACGGGTTGGTGAGCAGGATCCTCTCCTACTGGATAGACACAATGGAGGAGCACATGAGAATCTACATTCCTTGGCTGCCAAGGGAGACAATCCGGAGCACAATGCCTCAGTGCTTCAGGGAGAAGTTCCCCAACACCACCTGCATCATTGACTGCACTGAGACCACCCTGCAGAAACCACACAACCTTGACTCCAGAGGCGAGTCATACAGCCATTATTATTCCAGCAATACTATAAAGTATTTAGTTGCTATTGCCCCGTGTGGGCTTGTTATGTTCATTTCTCCTGCTTATGGAGGCAGGTGTAGTGACAAGTTCATCACTCAGGAGTCTGGCTTCCTGGAGTATCTTCGTCCCGGCGATGAAGTGATGGCAGACAGAGGCTTTACCATCAGAGATCTGCTGTTTGAGAGAAAGATTAACCTTGTTCTACCAGCGTTCACTCATAAAGGAGGGCAGTTGTCTGATGAGGATGTAACTGCCACAAGGAGGATTGCAAATGTGCGCATACATGTGGAAAGAGTTATCAGGAGGCTCAAAGTGTTCAAAATAATCTCCCAGACTGTACCCATCAACTTGGCACACAAAATGGACAAAATCCTCAGAATCTGTGCAGCCCTTGTAAACATGCAGGGGGAAATCATCCACGAGGATGCTGATTGA